The Capsicum annuum cultivar UCD-10X-F1 chromosome 3, UCD10Xv1.1, whole genome shotgun sequence genomic sequence GTAACAGACAAGAGCCAATCAATTTCTTTTCTCCACTTGATTTTCGTCTCTGGTTGCATGGGCTCCAATCTCTTCTGTTCTCCAAATGCCGAAGCTGCATATTtgtgaaaaagaaacaaaagatatattgattttgtttatattcataaatatatcgCTATATACAGATGAAGACATGGCGGGATAAGGATACCTGCTAGGTTTGTGATTGCATTTGACAACGCCAATGCTGATGAAACACCCTTTCCTCCACCAGACATATCCTCACCAAGGAGCAACTTGGCAAATTTTTCCTTCATCTGCTCCATTTCTGAGTAAAAATTAGAAGAGCACATTCGCCAAAAATATGGTCAGACcaagcaaaaaagaaaagaagattaaaaaaaaaacatattgttATTATAGAAATCCATGTAAAATCATTTCAGACGGAACTAAGAGGCCAGGAGGGTTCCTTCGCCAGAAAATTACACGGTATATataaggtcaattttttttttaatatgcatGTATAGCATATGTTGAACCCCATATATCCTTCTTCTATGATTTGTTTCTGTACACTTCGAACCCCTTTAATGAAATTTCTGACTCTGCCATAACCAACATGAATTGTAGAATGCACATAAGGAGCGGCATAGGGATTGGAAGAAACAAAAGCATAAAAACTACATGAAACAGGAGCAGATAAAATTGAATGCTTTTGCCaatttccaaaagaaaaaaaaatccttgAAAAAATTAGCCTCGAGTTGAAGCCTCAAAGGGAGTGAAATGAAATATCTAAATTCCGTTAAAAAATTAGCCATTATGAGAGACGAGAAGAATATTCACATTTGAATGAATGAAGTATGTGATAACATTTtcgaagagaagaagaagatgacatgCCTGAAGGAGCGTTGTTCTGGTTGACGGTAGGAGAGGCAGAATCATCGGCCTTACTAATATTACGTGCCCTGATGGTCTCTTTACGGGTAAGTCTCCACCCATTAACGTTTTGAGATTCTGTTGAAGGAATCTCTAATTTCTCTTCCTCAACTGCTCGAACCATATTTTCTGATTCAAGCAACAAAATAATACCAACACGACTGAGGTCGAAACAATAAAACAGAAAATATGCAATGATAGGGCGATGGATGAAGAAAATGGAAACTTTGAGAGAAGGAAAAAGGGGTTCAGCAGGGGCAGATAGGAAGAGAAAAAGAGACACAAgtcttttttctttcttggttGATGGAAAATGAAGGAGTCTTTGATGTTAGGCTCTCTGTTTTTGTGAATGGTTGAGAGAACGTGGGGTGTATGTTTTTTTCTATATAAATGAAGGATTGATTGGCAAGTTTTTATGAGCATTCCATAACCGGGAGGTCATAGGTTAAGCCAAGAAATAGCATATtatagaaatgcaaggtaaagttATACTATATATTAACCCTTGAGGTTCGATTTTTCATCGAAATCTATACATACCGTGTGTTGTGGAGCACCAGACTACCCTTATTCAATACATTTaactttaattaaataaaatatgttattttggtctttttatatAGGTATATGTTATGATCATTTTTAAAAGTATATTAAGCTTAAATATAGGATAGCTGTATGGATTTTAGCTTAATGCATGGTATTAAACGGTGGAACGGTTAATGATCTGAATATCTGTGAATGTTCATAAGCAAAAGGATTAACAATACACatttcaatataataaatatgttAGATGTTAACAAACAgtaagattaaatttaataataaataaggTACCAAAGGATGTTATTAACCATTTTGTTTTCTTGTCTTGTTCAGAAGAACATCGCTGAAACAACAAATGGGTGAACGTTAATGGCACACATTCTactttcataaaataagaatCGAGATAAGGTCAAATATTGGCAAAACTGCTGCCAAAAAATAATGTGTACTTATATTTTGTCTGTATTCTTTTCCCTAATTAAAAAGATAACTTATTTTTCCTCCATACTAATTTTCTATTCAAATAGTAAGTTGATAAAACAAATGGGGTGGTTCTCTCCAAGGTTGGCATATGGCCTTTTTTATTTTACGTAACTGCTTCGCACGACTTGCTTCTGGGAAAACAATAGCCAACCTTATGAATGATGATCAGTTGTTTAATCAACTTTTATTCACTAAACAATGCAAAGGGCTTAattgttatattatttaaaagttaataacattttaaaaaattttatatagtaAGCAATATTATACGTAATTTGCATGCATGGTGCAACACATGATCATGATAATGATGGACCAGGAAGGATTCAGGAAGGCGATAATGTGAATATAATTGAATTCACATATTGTCTTCCATTATTAACTTTAGGATCGTTTTGTTCATGGGTAAGATGGAATATTTAGAATTTAACCTCAGAATTAAATTTACTTTGTTTGATTGAACGTGAAGGAGAGCCTTGGAGCAATTAGTGAAATTGTTACCATGTGATTATGAGGTTACGAATTTAAATTGTGAAGACAATCTTTCGTAGAAATGCATGATAAGATTATGTACAATAAAAATTAGTATTTTCTTGAATCCCAGCATAACGGACACTTTAATGCATCGACTGTCATTATTTTGTTTGGTTGGACTTGTATCTATCAAGTGATAATATTAAAGCCATATCTCCTATGTGGCATACTTAAACTTGTACTAATAAAGACATTCTATATGACATAATATACTTAGGATATCATGTAAGACAAAAATTGATCATGTAAGATGTCACATGGGATATATGTgtctacttattcaactttatacaaattttaaGCTACTACTTATGCATATCTAGAGTTGAAGGTAATAGATGTAATCTCACGCCAAATTAAATAGCATTTTTATGTATGGTACCTTTTAAAAAGGCACATGTCGTGTGGAGCAACTCTCAAGTCTCACCTACCAATTACATAAGCACCGAGATTCAAGCGGATAGGGCTAGACAAGCAGGAGAAATGGAATCTATAGGAGTGTTAATGACATGCCCAATGTCACCATACCTTGAACATGAGCTAGACAAGCGTTTCAACTTCCTCCGCCTCTGGAAATTCCCAGCAAATCAAAAAAGCCACTATTTGAAACTACATTCAGAGTCCATCCAAGGAGTCGTCGGAAACGCAACGATAGGAGCAAATGCGGAGTTAATCGGAGCATTACCGAAGCTGGAAATCGTATCGAGTTACAGTGTGGGATTGGATAAGATCGATTTGGGACTTTGCAGGGAAAAGGGGATTAAGGTTACTTATTGTCCTGATTTGATTACGGATGATGCTGCAGATACCGGAATTGCTTTGATTTTGGCAGTTTTGAGGAGGATTTGCCAGTGTGATCGATACATTAAGAACGGAGACTGGAAGAAGAATGGTGATTTCATGTTGACGACCAAGGTACATTTCTCTCtgtgtccaccagaagattttcttttggatttttggtCCAAGTTGTAGTCACGTCCAGTGCTACAGAGCGTGTTGAGACTAATTTTGGACTCTCGGGTATGGGCTTAAAAGCAGCGATTGCGAACTGGCCTATAGTAATGTCATCGGTAACCACTTTTAggaacaaaatttaaatttgtataaataacataaatataaattatactCTCCCtcactttttttaattactttactctctctttctattaatatacatagaatagccgacatatacatagcattctgtgtatatgttggaatttttgtaatatgttcagggaattgagattttttgtaatattggaaacataagttgtgtatttgtataatttttagtttatCAAGCACTCTCCTTATAATATATTActctccattttttttattttatgtgttataGTTTGATCGAATATGAAGtttcaaaaataaggaaagatttgaTAATGTTTTTCATATTGTTCTTATTAAAAAATTTTCTATTACTATCCTTAATTAAGTGCGTAGGACCAATAAAGATAAAAGTGAAATTGTATCTTTAAATTGTTACCAAATaggaaataagaaaatatgacattctttttgggacgaaaaaaaaaaatgacgCATAAAATGGGGCTGAAGAAGTGTTATATTTAGTATTGGAAAAGTGGCAAATATATTCCACAATTTTGCTATTTAGAGTAAATTTAGATCTCGTTAAAAGAGTGGTGTATCATGTACGTGTATCTTCACTATCTGATAAATGTTAGCATATTTACTTGTCTGTTTTagcaaattaaattttttttttttttttaagtatatgTTTTAATTACTTTCTACGTCTTATTTTATATGACATCCTTTGATATGatgtttaaaaaaaaacactttcaaaacttataatttaaaataacttttgaTAGTTGTATCACTGTAAATCAtttcatttgaaataaaagagaaatttaaagtcaattatttctaaatataataagataacatttTTTTTACGGCAGACTTATAAAAAGAAAGTGTcacgtaaaataaaatgaaaaaaaaaattcaataattaaacttaaaatttaaaaatataattaataaaattaatttaatacataTTTTTCAAGTAAATATTTAGTTGATATGGATTACTCTCTCGTTGATTTTACTTGTCCCATAATATTGTTGTACAAACAGATGAAAAAGTCACCACACATCTTGTGCAACTGATCAACTCCTCATAACAAAAGAAGGAGAGTTCACAAGGCAACTCTTCACTCTCCGCGCGCACACACACAAACAAAAAAATGGAAAGCATCGGAGTATTGATGGCGTGTCCAATGTCATCCTACTTAGAGCGAGAACTAGACAAGCGATTCAAGCTCTTCCGCTTCTGGAACTTCCCGCAGAAGTCTGAATTCCTGAATGAGCACGCTGATTCCATCCGTGCTGTTGTCGGCAATGCCTTCGCCGGCGCTGACGCTGAGTTAATCGATTCCCTTCCGAAGCTCGAGATTGTTTCGAGTTTCAGTGTTGGTTTAGATAAGATTGATTTGAATAAGTGTAAAGAGAAGGGGATTAGGGTTACGAATACTCCTGATGTTTTGACTGAGGATGTCGCTGATTTGGCTATTGGATTGATGCTGGCTGTACTTAGGAGGATTTGTGAGTGTGATCGCTATGTTAGGAAAGGGCTGTGGAAGACCTCCGGTGATTTCAAATTGACTTCTAAGGTCTCcaattttcactttctttttgttCAATTTCTGCCGCTTTTATTTTGTCCATGTTAGGTCTGTATACCATCCTACTAGGAGGTCACGGGTTAAGTCGTGGAAATAgactcttgcagaaatgcaaagTAAGGCTGCAAACGATAGACCCCGCGGGAGCTTTATTGCACTAGACCCTTTTTTTTATAAGGTCTGTATATCATAGTCTGATGCCTATGAGAAAAGCacatttcattgaaattttgaagCTTTGCTGCCTGAACCAAAAAAGATGGGAAATTTAGATATAAAGAGATGCTAATATTACCATCTGTCAATTATTGGCTTTGCTGCCTGAAGCAAAAATATGGGAAATTTAGCTGTAAAGAAACGAAAATATTACTATCTGTGGATTCTTGGGTTTACTGGAGTGTTAGAAATATAGGCTTGTTGCCTGACATCAAGTTCTTGTACTTCTCCTATCCACTTATACAAAGGAGATGATTTCTGCTTTcccatatatataaaaattcaatAGTATTGGCGCATACTATTACTACTACaccaacatacctagtgtagttccacaaagtgggatctggggagggtggAGTGTACGGAGACCTTCCCCCTCCTTCACGGATAGataggttgtttccgatagacccgcGGCTCAAGAAACCCATTATTGGCGCGTATTGTAGTATTGAATCGTGCCAAATATGGTTACAGATTCTGATCTATGTCAGCGCATCTAATTCTTTGCATTAATGTAATTTTAATGTGTTTGATGGCCAATTAAATATCTAGCAGTGCTTTGGATTTCATAGCTTTTGTTTTATCATCTGTGACTTTTGTGCTTGAAAAGAAAATACCAAGAGCCCAAACGAATACTCTTTACAAGATAGGAGGTTCTGTCATTTCTGTTAATTCTCTTATTATCTGGTCTTTAGAGGGATGGCCTTGGctcagcggtaagcttgcttaccgaggtgtgccagggtcgggggttcgaaacgcgagggcgcgtaggtcaggcccggagtggtccccccctccccgacacctatggagtaggtatgaaccgggtcgtcccCCCTCTTATTATCTGGTCTTTGTGTTATTTCAGGGAGCTTGCAGTTTAATATTCACCTGTCATTTTCagaactcggaaccaaaataagctatctatttaaaaagttaccaaaataggttaaacgtaataatttattacgtttttcacttttttgttaacgatcaactaacggagttgacttttttaaaaatgtaataaattattacgttttacacatttatttgtaaaacataataatttattacattgtgtcagaaaaatatgtaaaacgtaagaatttcttacgttttacacgagAATCAAGGTAAAAGAAGGGCATTGATTagtcaaatcaataataaaagtCAGTTTTCTGAAAAGTTGTACTAAAACGTAAGACTTTGTTACGTGTTTCACTTTTTAAAAGACTGATAGAATGTAATATTTTATTACGTTATTAGCTTTTTAGAATCCGTCCTTTTTATACTGCCAGTAACACTAATTTGTTTTGGTTTCTTATAAATTGGAAGTTGTACCAGCTATTACCCATGCATTTTAGGAAAATCTATACTCACGAAGCTTTCCACTTGCAACCATTTCCAAACTACCACCATTGGACTTTAGACATTGGCACTGAGATGCTGTCAATGCAAAACTAAATATCTTATTCACTCTAGAAAAAATGTATATATTTGACAGGGCTGCTGTAGACATATCCAAATTACACAATTCCACTCATTGAAACAATTAGAAATGCATAACCTTGCAAATCAACGGAAATAACCAGTCCCAAGTAAGGTTTAACagcaaaatttgaatttcattggATTGAATACAGCTACTTCCTATTTCTAAGTTCGAGTATACAATTCAGCAACACCAATAGTGCACTGAGTCCGACTGAAAATGGTTTCCAGAAAGCTCAACGTCTATATCTCTATACATCACCAAAGTTATCCAACAGAAACATAATCTGCTCTAAGAGAAGTTTCTCTCCCGCATGAACTGCTCTATCTTGTCTACATCTTCTGGGGTGTCAACACCGTGAGTCTCATGGTCAACTTTTATCACCTGCATACAAGACATAATCAATCCACTTGGATTCTAAAAAGTTAATAACGTAATAAAATATTACGTTTTATCAGTCTTTTAAAAAGTGAAACACGTAGCAAAGTCTTACGTTTTAGTTCAACTTTTCAGAAAAGTGACTTTTATTATTGATGTGACTAATCAATGGCTTTCTTTACCTCAATTCTcgtataaaacgtaagaaattcttacgttttatatatttttctgacacaacgtaataaattattacgttttacaaataaATGTGTAAAACGTAATAACTTCTTACGTTTTTtaaaaagtcaactccgttagttgaccgttaacaaaaagtagaaaacgtaataaattattacgtttagcctattttggtaacttttaaaATAGGTGACcttttttggtcacttttttaatttcgtggctcattttggttccgagttctCCTTTTCAACTGTTTGATCTTTCACTGTTATGTGGTAAAGAGCTTCTTTGCTTCTATAACACATCTGTGGCAATATGTATATCCTTGAGTTGCTCGATGTTTTAGATGAGCCTCAATATTCATCCATAACTTGTGTTCATTTTAAGAGAGCTATTCCATAATACCCTTTAATTGTGTTGCATGCTTTCCTTTCAACTTAATGTACTTCAAATGTATTCTGTGCTTATGTAGCAAAATAAAGCATTTTTTCATTTggaaaaattgatattgaataCCAATAAGTCTTTGGCTAGTGGAGAACTTGAATTTCCTTTGGACGGAACTCTAAGACATACTATATGACCATATTAGTTGTAAGTAATTGTCTTGGAGGTAGTGTCACATTAACTGTGGAAGCTAAAGCCAGTTAGTCACCAGATAGCAATTTCTGGTTGTTCTTAGTTGTAATTTTTGGAGCCTTTTCCTGTGGTATTACTCTGGTTATATCTGGCAAATTGACTGAGAAAAATGGAACGTACTCTTTCATTCAATGATGTATATTTTTGGCTTTGGGATATGTATAAATCTCTACCTGATTCCTTCCATCTCTTTTGCAGTTTAGTGGCAAATCAGTGGGTATCATAGGATTGGGAAGGATTGGCTTAGCAATTGCTAAGAGAGCAGAAGCTTTTGACTGTCCAATCAGTTACTACACGAGATCAGAAAAGCCAAATACAAATTATAAGTACTATCCAAGTGTTGCTGAGTTGGCTTCCAATTGCCAGATTCTGGTTGTGGCATGTCCACTGACTCCTGAAACTCATCATATTGTCAATCGTGAAGTCATGGAAGCTTTGGGACCAAAAGGGGTTCTGATTAACATTGGTAGGGGTCCTCATGTTGATGAAAAGGAGCTTGTATCTGCTCTTCTTGAAGGCCGATTAGGGGGTGCTGGCCTTGATGTGTTTGAGAATGAGCCTGGAGTACCAGAGCAGCTCTTTGGCCTTGAGAATGTGGTCCTATTGCCTCATGTAGGTAGTGGCACAAAGGAAACACGCAAGGCCATGGCTGACCTTGTCCTTGGGAACTTAGAAGCTCACTTTCTGAAGAAACCGCTGTTAACTCCAGTGGTTTAAGAATATGATGAATGGCTGCTATAATTATTGTTTAGACGTTACATTTTGCTGCAACAATTATGTCCACTTCATGTAGGAGCACATTGTCTCCTGAGCTTTCGAGCAAATATTTCTTGATTGTTTGGGTGCTTCAACTTGCTGTCACTGTTTGTATCTGAATATTTTCCATCTTACATAAATAATACATTAATGATTACAACGTTGATGGTTTAATGGGAGATCTCGTTAGAGAATTCATGATCAAACTGGTCGTATTGAATGATCGGTCATTTTGTAGGATAGATACACTGTCCCGTGATAGTTTTACAGTGACGAGTGGACTACATAATAACTAGTTCAGATTGTCCGAGTCAATTTTGAAGATCAACTCTTGCTCTGAATATTTCAATTTA encodes the following:
- the LOC107861828 gene encoding glyoxylate/hydroxypyruvate reductase A HPR2-like — protein: MVPFKKAHVVWSNSQVSPTNYISTEIQADRARQAGEMESIGVLMTCPMSPYLEHELDKRFNFLRLWKFPANQKSHYLKLHSESIQGVVGNATIGANAELIGALPKLEIVSSYSVGLDKIDLGLCREKGIKVTYCPDLITDDAADTGIALILAVLRRICQCDRYIKNGDWKKNGDFMLTTKVHFSLCPPEDFLLDFWSKL
- the LOC107861824 gene encoding D-3-phosphoglycerate dehydrogenase 2, chloroplastic; this translates as MESIGVLMACPMSSYLERELDKRFKLFRFWNFPQKSEFLNEHADSIRAVVGNAFAGADAELIDSLPKLEIVSSFSVGLDKIDLNKCKEKGIRVTNTPDVLTEDVADLAIGLMLAVLRRICECDRYVRKGLWKTSGDFKLTSKFSGKSVGIIGLGRIGLAIAKRAEAFDCPISYYTRSEKPNTNYKYYPSVAELASNCQILVVACPLTPETHHIVNREVMEALGPKGVLINIGRGPHVDEKELVSALLEGRLGGAGLDVFENEPGVPEQLFGLENVVLLPHVGSGTKETRKAMADLVLGNLEAHFLKKPLLTPVTLHFAATIMSTSCRSTLSPELSSKYFLIVWVLQLAVTTEMEEIGVLLMRPLSNYIQQELSKRFTLFKYWEIPAESLKLHADSIRAVVGNGVLGANSPLIDALPRLEIISSHSSGLDKIDLVKCEERGIRVTSTPDAVTDDVADMAILLTIATLRRICEADRFVRNGIWKQKDFDLTAKEVTGSNLENSLRQKCKFSGKSVGIVGLGRIGSAIAKRAEAFGCSISYHSRSQKPESTHTYYPRVIDLASNCQILVIACALTDETHHIVNRGVIDALGPNGVVINIARGSHIDEPELVSALAEGRLGGAGFDVLEHEPEVPMQLAKLNNVVLSPHIAAATVESRKEMADLVIANLEAYFSNKPLLTPVL